A region of Toxotes jaculatrix isolate fToxJac2 chromosome 23, fToxJac2.pri, whole genome shotgun sequence DNA encodes the following proteins:
- the LOC121176783 gene encoding uncharacterized protein LOC121176783 isoform X3, whose product MGNAAMCKVCGSDKGLRTAGSLSNLDQNSSPDYYCEEHFPVQPPLMLSDSNTSFLRAARAGNIDKVLEYLKGGVDISTCNQNGLNALHLAAKEGHVDLVQELLDRGAAVDSATKKGNTALHISSLAGQAEVVKILVKRGADINAQSQNGFTPLYMAAQENHLDVVRYLLENGGNQSTATEDGFTPLAIALQQGHNQVVSVLLENDTKGKVRLPALHIAARKDDTKSAALLLQNDHNADVQSKSGFTPLHIAAHYGNVNVATLLLNRGAAVDFTARNGITPLHVASKRGNTNMVRLLLDRGSQIDAKTRDGLTPLHCAARSGHDTAVELLLERGAPLLARTKNGLSPLHMAAQGDHVECVKHLLQHKAPVDDVTLDYLTALHVAAHCGHYRVTKLLLDKRANPNARALNGFTPLHIACKKNRVKVMELLVKYGASIQAITESGLTPIHVAAFMGHLNIVLLLLQNGASPDVSNIRGETALHMAARAGQVEVVRCLLRNGAMVDARAREDQTPLHIASRLGKTEIVQLLLQHMAHPDAATTNGYTPLHISAREGQVETASVLLEAGASHSLATKKGFTPLHVASKYGSLDVAKLLLQRRAPSDSAGKNGLTPLHVAAHYDNQKVALLLLDKGASPHAMAKNGYTPLHIAAKKNQMEIATVLLQYGAETNILTKQGVTPLHLASQEGHADVAALLISKGAQVNVPTKSGLTALHLAAQEDKVTVAEILARNGANLDQQTKLGYTPLIVACHYGNAKMVNFLLQNGASVNAKTKNGYTPLHQAAQQGNTHIINVLLQYGAKPNAITVNGNTALGIARRLGYISVVDTLRVVTEEIITTTTTVTEKHKLNVPETMTEVLDVSDEEALKTIDDDDMSDDPMDEEGDDTMTGDGGEYLRAEDLRELGDDSLPGQYLDGMNYLRFSLEGGRTDSRMQSSDRSFTPTHHSYYSPKHEGMMDEMLTSHQVSSLARENERDSYRLSWGTENLDNVALSSSPIHSGHSSPCHDHGDHSSFLVSFMVDARGGAMRGCRHNGLRIIIPPRKCSAPTRVTCRLVKRHRLATMPPMVEGEGLASRLIEVGPSGAQFLGPVIVEIPHFAALRGKERELVILRSETGESWKEHHCEHTQEELNQILNGMDEELDTPEELERKRICRIITRDFPQYFAVVSRIKQDSNLIGPEGGILSSTVVPQVQAVFPEGALTKRIRVGLQAQPVNTDVVRKILGNKATFSPIVTLEPRRRKFHKPITMTIPVPKSNSDPVLNGFGGDTPTLRLLCSITGGTTPAQWEDITGTTPLTFINDCVSFTTNVSARFWLIDCRQVQESVNFSSQVYREIICVPYMAKFVIFAKTHDPIEARLRCFCMTDDKIDKTLEQQENFMEVARSRDVEVLEGKPIYADCFGNLVPLTKSGQHHLFSFYAFKENRLALFIKIRDNTQEPCGRLSFMKEPRNYRALTQNAICNLNITLPSYCKTSRTLEKLDPQDEAERKEQRLAIIADHLGFSWTELARQLDFSEEKINLIRIENPNSLQDQSHALLKLWAEREGKHATETSLIKRLTTINRMDIVHLIETKIIKSTQDETSSHTYAEIERTIALDHSEGFSALHEDIDSPRPGRRTEPARRRSPGSGQEVPMVSAEDLSSSLSSLHETTGRSETDTTATGLLRNAQKDKLQKEMETTYSSQRIYEELTDTVHTGSFKQVSPFFTLYRTSPYNLRSHVIDPVYKGGPKLGAQITPYPTVEPCEDEGAAEYEGAEGGEEWSLECLQTTHSEYSVHYLSPLPWRESSNNSRTGICESRPLSMTDFGDSLIECEQAEQDFRKLSIELTGSDEVSEKACVTQGSTKEQMLQHTWPTSGSPVSVNPVTESTQTKQTVSGHMDEVSRRLYEVLYGYDVELIDSEEDVSVMLMNAPPEDSIQAGVRKDEEDKIDVCQATTSGDLDVRSSDDTNQTRHTTTQEVAGSSDVSHTIPSLTSQKAKFISSAGFIQLSHDSAFEKTLSSTHSEPENEAVFSVESTPETEASRYKSSLPESASETIHSLAHHGSSSPECVIDETILLTESRASSPESASSVSELNFLAPDSPIPQFRPLSPLPPPVFPWETSAAGASAQGQPFLSAPGGASMLLALEAEERPLTPMVSNKRPFGRPVSPGSDYSSERSISPQSLTFDIEDRTSSPESVLLETEQLLFSSSEHVNLSPDFLEMRSSSPESRGSITAHCLLPPDSPVADFRPAVSHSFTTCECRSSSPESVSSDVGFEVAILLPAPYEHRPSSPESVASVHEHKALSPDSPVPEFSYNGPDSAIVTIRERSTSPESVCSDVEYGSMSPASLNHENRASSPASVASGDESESVLPSTEPTESAQTACDSISDDHRPPSPLAFATENKPPTPVALESECDDGWVIISLSDIKERPLSPESVSDCRPISPESAGLDIRASSPESETLNECLSPDSPIPQYMSYVHHDVTLKDHSSSPESVLSDTEYETEPMLSYFENRPLSPDSSGSVNDYESLTNPVTDLPPEEDMALELTQATIALEETCIEKHGGGQPDIVTPPAEDEVSSTDVITEELSHELSDEGKPKEEMYNPSTEKTKSAKKKKSKESVKQDSSVPVHSLSYDAEQWRLISQIHDPQYVGETSTGKTGVNHFAETRTELYQAVSDEAVGDETGSLESENDRRPLSPDSEAEYRPMSPESLSAAESFRPDSSHSERSVDSQRALTPDSPIPQFLNTFSGTSQVYHRSVSTESVLSDLELETDLSISFLFEDRPASPDSVSSVDIYRALSPDSPIPEFRQSLLESVLTARLDSCSSLESMASDLESGTACLPLLFSENRPSSPDSVDVDRPLSPESPIPAQSSEDIIITKQRPDSPESQVLETTERVLDGSSQTLKTIQVPVYRLVYDAEHWKLISQIYDPHYVGETFCSKTGFFEYAGMRTEYVLEDSDVKGGNSEEVVKSDIVDTSDADVLQAAQAKTEGEERPVSPNSESEYRRLSPGELTLSALRFDLPESLKDLSPDSPIPQFPIDFANISQSLPYSPGSAVSPSSSVSLDENRALSIDSPLPDFTPAVPESVTAAVGYSSSSPASVLSDIEYQFSASEEFTSQRADSPESVASISAEERQSGAGATFRVNQLIRQLYDPQYVEEAFVSTAEVFEYVETSKDVPLLSDAEEIDMPSGLTLQSETEMRPLSPESLMEYRPISPQSLMLTETRTSSPDSTTSVNELLDSPLPQFSQYIEPVVLVPGSRSSTPLSVISDTEMDVLDMSFIELQRRSFTPDSENELRGLSPDSPIPRFPQTILHPTVSTAQYRSSSPESICHSDIECEDGSFPAVSDEPRPQSPDSVASRDECQALSPDSPVPQFSVRVIERFPSFVEFRSASPQSATSDVEYAPLINSSPDTEDRPDSPESFEPEIEKRPLSPDSESEYRPFSPASLLLTNFRSSSPESTGSLNEFRALSPDSPIPELRLVLQESLITYMEYRSSSPEPASSVFEVDMKLPFSVLFEDRPSSPESLASVSEYRRLSSDSPIPEFTPALPASYVVSRNSSASPESVASDIEYAPLISQLFDAKDRPDSPQSFLSFSEYQRLSPDSPIPHYTCSELPVFTVMYRSTSPESVHSDEDLETDLCIPWRFEDRASSPDSTAFKDEFRPLSPDSPIPEFTQALQESFISHIDLRSSSPESVLSELEMDWKWNYVSQWSSKTDLCLLSLLHP is encoded by the exons TACATATCGCTGCCCACTATGGGAACGTCAACGTGGCCACTCTCCTGCTGAACCGAGGGGCAGCAGTCGACTTCACTGCAAGG AATGGGATTACTCCCCTACATGTGGCCTCCAAGCGGGGCAACACTAACATGGTTCGCCTGTTACTGGACCGTGGTTCTCAGATTGATGCTAAAACAAGG GATGGCCTCACTCCCCTCCACTGTGCAGCTCGGAGTGGACATGATACAGCTGTGGAGTTGCTGCTGGAGAGAGGAGCACCCTTACTGGCCAGGACCAAG AACGGGCTGTCTCCTCTCCACATGGCGGCGCAAGGGGACCACGTTGAATGCGTCAAACATCTTCTGCAGCACAAGGCGCCTGTTGATGACGTCACATTGGACTACCTGACAGCGCTGCATGTGGCAGCGCACTGCGGCCACTACAGAGTcaccaaactgctgctggacaAGAGGGCCAACCCCAACGCCAGGGCACTG aaTGGCTTCACTCCCCTGCACATAGCCTGTAAGAAGAACCGTGTAAAGGTGATGGAGCTGCTGGTCAAGTATGGAGCCTCCATCCAGGCCATCACAGAG TCTGGTTTGACTCCCATCCATGTGGCAGCCTTCATGGGTCACCTGAAcattgttctgctgctgctgcagaacgGAGCCTCGCCCGACGTCAGCAACATT CGTGGAGAGACAGCGTTACACATGGCAGCCAGAGCGGGTCAGGTGGAGGTGGTTCGATGTTTGCTGAGGAACGGAGCAATGGTGGATGCCAGAGCGAGG GAGGATCAGACTCCCCTCCATATCGCATCCCGTCTGGGAAAAACAGAGAttgtccagctgctgctgcagcacatggCCCATCCCGACGCCGCCACAACCAACGGCTACACCCCGCTCCATATCTCTGCCAGGGAGGGCCAGGTGGAGACGGCCTCCGTGCTGCTGGAGGCCGGGGCTTCACACTCGCTGGCCACCAAG AAGGGTTTCACTCCCCTGCATGTGGCCTCCAAGTACGGAAGCCTGGATGTAGCCAAACTTCTGCTGCAGCGTCGCGCTCCATCTGATTCTGCTGGGAAG AACGGCCTCACCCCGCTTCATGTCGCGGCACATTACGATAACCAGAAGGTTGCGCTCCTGCTCTTGGACAAAGGAGCGTCCCCCCACGCCATGGCCAAG AATGGCTACACTCCTCTCCACATCGCGGCTAAGAAGAACCAGATGGAGATCGCCACAGTTCTGCTGCAGTACGGAGCCGAGACCAACATCCTGACCAAGCAGGGGGTCACTCCGCTCCATCTGGCCTCCCAGGAGGGCCACGCCGACGTGGCTGCCCTGCTCATAAGCAAGGGAGCCCAGGTCAACGTCCCCACCAAG AGTGGCCTGACTGCCCTCCATCTGGCAGCCCAGGAAGACAAAGTGACTGTTGCAGAGATCCTCGCCAGAAACGGAGCCAACCTCGACCAGCAGACCAAA TTGGGATACACCCCGCTGATTGTAGCATGTCACTATGGTAACGCCAAGATGGTCAACTTCCTGCTTCAGAACGGAGCCAGTGTCAACGCCAAGACCAAG AATGGATACACTCCCCTTCACCAGGCAGCCCAGCAgggcaacacacacatcattaacGTTCTGCTGCAATACGGTGCCAAGCCCAACGCGATCACTGTG AATGGTAACACTGCTCTGGGTATTGCTCGGAGGCTGGGCTACATCTCTGTGGTGGACACACTGAGGGTCGTCACAGAGGAGATCATCACCACCACAACG AcggtgacagagaaacacaagctgaacgTGCCAGAGACCATGACTGAAGTACTGGATGTATCAGATGAGGAGG CATTGAAAAccattgatgatgatgatatgtcAGACGACCCCATGGATGAGGAAG GCGATGACACGATGACAGGTGACGGAGGGGAGTATCTGAGGGCCGAGGACCTCAGGGAGCTGGGTGATGACTCCCTCCCCGGGCAGTACCTGGATGGAATGAACTACCTCCGCTTCAGCCTGGAGGGAGGGCGCACGGACAG TCGAATGCAGAG ttcagACAGGTCCttcacccccacccaccacagCTACTACTCCCCCAAACATGAAGGCATGATGGATGAGATGCTCACCAGCCACCAA GTTTCGTCACTTGCCAGGGAGAATGAGAGGGACTCGTACAGACTGAGCTGGGGAACGGAGAACCTAGACAATGTGGCTTTATCCTCCAGCCCCATCCACTCCGG ccATTCCTCTCCGTGCCATGATCATGGAGACCACAGCAG CTTCCTGGTCAGCTTCATGGTGGACGCCAGGGGCGGAGCCATGCGCGGCTGCCGCCACAACGGCCTGCGCATCATCATCCCACCCAGGAAGTGCAGCGCGCCCACGCGGGTGACATGCCGGCTGGTGAAGAGGCACCGTCTGGCTACCATGCCCCCGATGGTGGAGGGCGAAGGCCTGGCGAGCAGGCTCATCGAGGTGGGGCCCTCAGGAGCCCAGTTCCTCGG TCCTGTGATCGTGGAGATCCCCCACTTTGCCGCCCTGcggggaaaagagagggagctgGTGATACTGAGGAGCGAGACGGGAGAGAGCTGGAAGGAGCATCACTGTGAACACACCCAGGAGGAGCTCAACCAGATCCTCAACGGCATGGATGAGG AGCTGGACACAccggaggagctggagaggaaacGCATTTGCCGCATCATCACCAGAGATTTTCCACAATACTTTGCGGTGGTGTCGCGCATCAAGCAGGACAGTAATCTGATTGGTCCAGAGGGAGGTATCCTGAGCAGCACTGTGGTGCCCCAAGTGCAGGCGGTTTTTCCTGAGGGGGCCCTCACCAAGAGGATCAGGGTTGGACTGCAG GCCCAGCCAGTGAATACAGATGTAGTGAGGAAGATCCTGGGAAACAAGGCCACCTTCAGCCCCATTGTCACCCTGGAGCCCCGCAGGAGGAAGTTCCATAAACCCATCACGATGACCATCCCTGTCCCCAAGAGCAACTCCGACCCGGTCCTAAATGGTTTCGGAGGGGACACCCCCACCTTACGACTGCTCTGTAGTATCACTG GTGGAACGACGCCAGCCCAATGGGAGGACATAACAGGAACCACCCCATTAACATTTATTAATGACTGTGTCTCCTTTACCACCAATGTGTCTGCAAg GTTCTGGCTCATAGACTGTCGGCAAGTCCAGGAATCTGTCAACTTCTCCTCTCAGGTGTACCGGGAGATCATCTGTGTCCCTTACATGGCCAAGTTCGTCATATTCGCCAAGACCCACGACCCCATTGAGGCCCGACTGCGCTGCTTCTGCATGACTGACGACAAAATCGATAAAACgctggagcagcaggagaacttCATGGAGGTGGCGCGCAGCCGAGACGTAGAG GTCCTGGAAGGCAAACCTATCTATGCAGACTGCTTTGGAAACCTTGTACCCCTCACCAAAAGTGGCCAGCATCATCTCTTCAGCTTCTATGCCTTTAAGGAGAACAGACTAGCTCTCTTCATCAAA ATCAGAGACAACACTCAGGAGCCGTGTGGCCGTCTGTCCTTTATGAAAGAACCCAGGAACTACAGGGCActcacccagaatgccatatGCAACCTCAACATCACCCTCCCATCATACTGCAAG ACCAGCAGAACGCTCGAGAAAT TAGACCCACAggatgaagcagagagaaaagagcaacGGTTGGCCATTATAGCTGACCACTTGGGCTTCAGCTGGACGG AGTTGGCACGACAGCTGGACTTCAGTGAGGAGAAGATCAACCTGATAAGGATTGAAAACCCCAACTCACTGCAAGACCAAAGCCATGCCCTTTTGAAACTgtgggcagagagggagggaaagcaTGCCACAG AAACGAGCCTGATCAAAAGACTGACAACGATCAATCGGATGGACATTGTTCACCTCATTGAAACCAAGATAATCAAGTCCACCCAGGACGAGACATCATCGCACACCTATGCAGAAATTGAGCGGACCATAGCACTGGACCATAGTGAAG GTTTCTCTGCCCTTCATGAAGACATTGACAGCCCCAGGCCAGGCAGGCGCACAGAGCCCGCACGCAGGCGGAGTCCAGGCTCCGGACAAGAGGTACCCATGGTGTCAGCAGAGGACCTGTCCTCCAGTTTGTCATCACTTCACGAGACGACGGGACgatcagagacagacacaacagCAACAGGCCTTCTTAGAAATGCCCAGAAAGATAAACTGcaaaaagagatggagacaacATA CTCATCACAAAGAATATACGAGGAACTGACAGACACGGTACACACAGGCAGTTTCAAACAAGTAAGTCCCTTCTTCACATTGTACCGCACCTCTCCCTACAATCTCCGATCCCATGTGATCGACCCGGTGTACAAAGGGGGACCCAAGTTAGGTGCCCAGATTACTCCTTACCCCACTGTTGAACCCTGTGAGGATGAGGGAGCTGCTGAATATgagggggcagagggaggagaggagtggagctTGGAGTGTCTACAAACCACCCATTCTGAGTACAGTGTTCATTATTTGTCACCGTTGCCTTGGCGAGAGTCATCCAATAACTCTCGAACTGGCATATGCGAGAGTCGACCGTTGTCTATGACTGATTTTGGAGATAGCTTGATTGAGTGTGAACAAGCCGAGCAAGACTTCAGGAAACTGTCTATAGAGCTCACAGGAAGCGATGAGGTCTCTGAAAAGGCATGCGTTACACAAGGATCAACAAAGGAACAAATGCTCCAGCACACTTGGCCTACCTCTGGGTCTCCTGTTTCGGTTAATCCAGTGACAGAATCTACGCAGACCAAACAAACGGTTTCAGGACACATGGATGAAGTTTCACGTCGACTGTATGAAGTCCTGTACGGATATGATGTTGAGCTGATAGATTCAGAAGAGGATGTGTCTGTGATGCTTATGAATGCACCTCCTGAAGATTCAATTCAAGCCGGAGTCAGGAAAGATGAAGAGGATAAAATTGATGTTTGCCAGGCCACAACTTCAGGTGACCTGGATGTCAGATCAAGCGACGACACAAATCAAACTCGGCACACAACTACTCAGGAGGTAGCTGGTTCTTCTGATGTCAGTCATACCATTCCAAGTTTAACATCTCAGAAAGCAAAATTCATAAGCTCAGCCGGTTTCATTCAGTTGTCACATGACTCAGCTTTTGAGAAAACACTGTCATCCACACACAGTGAACCTGAAAATGAGGCTGTGTTCTCTGTAGAGAGTACACCTGAGACTGAAGCATCCAGATACAAATCCTCTTTACCAGAATCTGCATCTGAAACCATTCATAGCTTAGCTCATCATGGATCATCTTCACCTGAATGTGTGATTGATGAAACAATATTACTGACAGAGAGCAGGGCCTCATCACCGGAATCAGCATCGTCAGTCAGCGAGCTGAATTTTCTTGCACCTGATTCTCCAATACCTCAGTTTAGACCCTTGTCTCCCCTTCCACCCCCTGTTTTTCCATGGGAAACCAGTGCTGCTGGGGCATCTGCTCAGGGGCAGCCGTTCCTGAGTGCCCCAGGAGGCGCTTCTATGCTTTTAGCACTGGAAGCCGAGGAAAGGCCATTAACACCAATGGTTTCAAACAAAAGACCATTTGGAAGGCCAGTATCACCAGGCAGTGATTACAGTAGTGAGAGATCCATCTCACCTCAGTCATTAACTTTTGATATTGAGGACAGAACATCATCACCCGAGTCTGTCCTTTTAGAAACCGAGCAGTTGCTTTTTTCATCCTCTGAGCATGTGAATCTGTCCCCTGATTTCCTGGAGATGAGATCATCATCTCCTGAATCCAGAGGCTCCATCACTGCACATTGTCTGCTTCCACCAGACTCCCCTGTTGCAGATTTTAGACCAGCTGTCTCTCATTCTTTTACGACCTGTGAATGTAGATCATCTTCACCTGAGTCAGTGTCGTCAGATGTGGGCTTTGAAGTGGCAATTTTGTTACCAGCACCTTATGAACACAGGCCCTCATCCCCAGAATCTGTAGCATCTGTTCATGAGCATAAAGCATTGTCACCTGATTCACCTGTACCTGAATTCAGTTACAATGGGCCTGACTCAGCCATTGTAACGATAAGGGAGAGATCCACCTCACCTGAATCGGTATGTTCAGATGTGGAATATGGCTCCATGTCTCCAGCATCACTTAACCATGAGAACAGAGCTTCATCACCTGCTTCAGTTGCATCTGGAGATGAATCTGAATCAGTTTTACCCTCGACTGAACCAACTGAGTCTGCACAGACAGCTTGTGATTCCATATCTGATGATCATAGACCACCATCACCATTAGCATTTGCTACAGAGAACAAACCACCAACACCAGTGGCATTAGAATCTGAGTGTGATGATGGCTGGGTTATTATATCTTTGTCTGATATTAAGGAAAGGCCACTTTCTCCAGAGTCAGTGTCAGACTGCAGACCAATTTCTCCAGAGTCAGCAGGGTTAGACATTAGAGCATCCTCTCCTGAATCAGAAACTTTAAATGAGTGTTTATCTCCAGATTCTCCCATTCCACAATATATGTCCTATGTGCATCATGACGTTACTTTAAAGGATCACTCCTCATCACCAGAATCTGTGTTGTCAGATACAGAGTATGAGACTGAACCAatgttgtcatattttgagaACAGGCCATTATCTCCTGATTCTAGTGGTTCAGTAAATGATTATGAATCATTAACAAATCCTGTAACTGACCTGCCTCCTGAGGAAGACATGGCACTTGAACTGACCCAAGCTACCATTGCTTTAGAAGAGACATGCATTGAAAAGCATGGTGGTGGTCAGCCTGACATTGTCACACCACCAGCAGAAGATGAGGTCTCGTCAACTGATGTAATTACAGAAGAATTATCTCATGAGTTGTCTGATGAAGGAAAACCAAAGGAGGAAATGTACAATCCATCGACTGAGAAGACAAAAtcagctaaaaagaaaaaatctaaGGAATCAGTCAAACAGGACAGTTCAGTGCCAGTCCACAGTTTATCATATGATGCAGAACAATGGAGGCTTATCTCTCAGATCCATGACCCACAGTATGTAGGAGAAACCTCCACGGGTAAAACAGGAGTGAATCACTTTGCTGAAACAAGGACAGAGCTTTATCAAGCAGTTTCAGACGAGGCAGTTGGAGATGAAACAGGTTCTTTGGAATCAGAAAATGACCGAAGACCACTCTCACCTGATTCTGAAGCAGAATATAGACCCATGTCACCAGAATCACTGAGTGCGGCGGAATCGTTCAGACCAGATTCCTCCCACTCAGAGAGATCTGTAGATAGTCAGCGAGCTTTAACACCAGATTCCCCTATTCCTCAGTTCTTAAACACTTTCTCTGGAACCTCTCAAGTTTATCACAGATCTGTGTCAACAGAGTCAGTATTATCAGATCTGGAACTAGAGACTGATTTaagcatttcatttctttttgagGACAGACCAGCATCTCCTGATTCAGTATCATCTGTAGACATATACAGGGCACTATCACCTGACTCACCTATTCCTGAGTTTAGACAGTCTTTACTAGAGTCAGTTCTTACTGCTAGATTGGATTCATGTTCATCGCTTGAATCAATGGCCTCAGATCTAGAAAGTGGGACTGCCTGTTTGCCATTATTATTCTCTGAAAACAGACCATCTTCCCCGGATTCTGTTGATGTTGACAGGCCACTTTCCCCTGAGTCACCCATACCTGCACAATCAAGTGAAGACATAATTATTACCAAGCAGAGACCTGACTCACCAGAGTCACAAGTGTTGGAGACCACTGAGAGAGTACTGGATGGTAGTAGTCAAACTCTAAAGACAATCCAGGTGCCGGTCTATAGACTTGTTTATGATGCTGAACACTGGAAGCTCATTTCTCAAATATATGATCCTCACTATGTTGGAGAGACATTTTGCAGTAAAACAGGGTTTTTTGAGTATGCTGGAATGAGAACTGAGTATGTTCTAGAGGATTCAGACGTGAAAGGGGGAAATTCAGAGGAGGTTGTGAAGTCGGACATTGTAGATACATCGGATGCAGATGTTCTACAAGCAGCTCAAGCAAAGACTGAGGGGGAAGAAAGACCAGTGTCACCTAATTCTGAGTCAGAATACAGGCGTTTATCACCAGGAGAATTGACATTAAGTGCACTCAGGTTTGACTTACCGGAGTCTTTGAAAGACCTGTCTCCAGATTCCCCAATTCCCCAGTTTCCCATTGACTTTGCAAACATCTCACAGTCCCTGCCCTATTCACCAGGATCAGCAGTGTCACCAAGTTCTTCAGTATCTTTAGATGAAAACAGGGCATTATCAATTGACTCACCTTTACCAGACTTCACACCTGCTGTACCTGAATCAGTTACAGCTGCTGTTGGGTACAGTTCCTCTTCACCAGCGTCTGTACTTTCAGATATAGAATATCAGTTTTCAGCTTCAGAAGAGTTTACAAGCCAGAGAGCGGACTCACCTGAATCGGTTGCTTCCATCTCTGCTGAAGAAAGGCAGTCTGGTGCTGGTGCAACATTTAGAGTAAACCAGTTGATACGTCAACTGTATGACCCTCAGTATGTAGAGGAAGCTTTTGTAAGCACCGCTGAAGTGTTTGAATATGTGGAGACCAGTAAAGATGTTCCCCTTCTTTCAGATGCAGAGGAGATAGATATGCCAAGTGGCCTGACTTTGCAGTCAGAAACTGAGATGAGGCCACTTTCACCAGAATCTTTGATGGAATATAGACCCATATCACCTCAATCACTGATGTTGACAGAAACAAGAACATCATCTCCTGATTCAACAACATCAGTTAACGAGTTGCTGGATTCTCCTTTACCACAATTTAGCCAATATATAGAGCCAGTTGTGTTAGTTCCAGGCAGCAGGTCATCAACACCTTTATCTGTAATATCAGACACTGAAATGGATGTTTTGGACATGTCATTTATAGAGTTACAACGGAGATCTTTCACCCCCGATTCTGAAAATGAGCTCAGGGGACTTTCACCTGATTCACCCATACCTCGATTCCCGCAGACTATACTTCACCCAACTGTGTCAACTGCTCAATACAGATCCTCTTCACCTGAGTCCATTTGTCATTCAGATATAGAGTGTGAAGATGGGTCATTTCCTGCAGTATCCGATGAGCCTAGACCTCAATCACCTGATTCAGTGGCATCTAGAGATGAATGCCAGGCCCTGTCACCAGATTCACCTGTACCTCAGTTCAGTGTAAGAGTGATCGAACGTTTTCCATCGTTTGTTGAGTTTAGGTCTGCATCCCCTCAATCAGCTACATCAGATGTTGAGTATGCACCTTTAATTAATTCCTCACCTGATACTGAAGATAGACCAGATTCTCCAGAGTCTTTCGAGCCAGAAATTGAAAAGAGACCTCTGTCACCTGATTCTGAATCTGAATATAGGCCTTTCTCACCGGCATCACTGCTGTTAACAAATTTCAGATCGTCCTCTCCTGAATCAACTGGCTCTCTAAATGAATTTAGAGCTCTTTCACCAGACTCGCCCATTCCAGAATTAAGACTGGTACTACAGGAGTCCTTAATCACATACATGGAATATAGATCCTCTTCACCAGAGCCAGCGTCATCAGTTTTTGAAGTGGACATGAAATTACCTTTCTCAGTCTTATTTGAGGACCGACCTTCATCTCCTGAGTCTTTAGCCTCAGTCAGTGAATATAGAAGACTTTCATCTGATTCTCCCATACCAGAGTTCACACCAGCTTTGCCAGCTTCATATGTTGTCAGTAGAAACAGCTCAGCATCTCCTGAATCAGTTGCATCGGATATAGAATATGCTCCATTGATTTCTCAGCTGTTTGACGCCAAGGACAGACCAGATTCTCCACAATcattcttgtctttctctgaatacCAGCGTTTGTCACCAGACTCTCCAATACCCCATTACACCTGTTCTGAACTTCCAGTGTTTACAGTAATGTATAGATCCACTTCACCTGAGTCAGTACATTCAGATGAGGATTTGGAGACTGATTTGTGTATCCCCTGGCGTTTTGAGGACAGAGCATCATCTCCTGATTCAACTGCATTCAAAGATGAATTTAGACCTCTTTCACCAGACTCTCCCATTCCTGAATTTACACAGGCACTTCAAGAGTCCTTTATATCACACATAGACTTAAGGTCCTCTTCACCTGAATCAGTGTTGTCGGAGTTGGAAATGGA TTGGAAATGGAATTATGTTTCCCAATGGTCGTCGAAGACCGACCTTTGTCTCCTGAGTCTATTGCATCCTTGA